Proteins from one Candidatus Caccoplasma merdavium genomic window:
- a CDS encoding serine hydrolase, with translation MKLKIFFLLTLGVFFLGPMQAAQMPRLMRETDRQAMNHWVDSVMQRLSVPERIGQLFVVGVENNLTDRNKEQLKNLIEQCHVGGLLFSKGSAIDQATLTHLAQSLSRVPLMITMDGEWGLAMRLKETPSFPRNMTLGAVADDSLIYAYGREMGRACRRMGIQVNFAPDLDVNSNPQNPVIGNRSFGESPDNVSRKARLYAQGLEDEGVMAVGKHFPGHGDTHEDSHLTVPAVGRNRAQLDSCELSTFDRYIRAGFSGLMVGHLSVPALDSTSGKPTSLSERIVTGLLQNEMGFEGLVFTDALEMKGALSETPALDALLAGNDILLKPLKPREEYDQLVKSYNEGTLPQEVIDRHCRKVLQYKYVLGLNARQEVKTDSLLEELNSLEAHRLIRQLSAQAITVLENREEILPFTGLGRQTFGVVTVGRQNAEPFIARLREYAPIERTCRLHAQSSDQEIKQFIDVLSNSTHTIVAIFSSKDEDIRVAQKILKKAQNKALVFFTSPYLLAAYDDLIDESEAVIMAYENNRVMQECAAEVLFGGSSADGKLPVSTGRYPMGHGLYIPECRLGHAYPEEVGMDSRALVRIDSIVHEGIDSMAFPGCQIIITRHGKIVYDKAFGHFDYEKTHPVSTNDLYDLASITKAMGTLPAIMWLNDHEQVSLNAPLCFYLPEMRDYGLSAISLRQTLMHESGLPAGISLRRLLIDPDSYSAPLLKRGRDSNYPIQVDKEWYVQQGCRLKPWLFDNHARRDFPRLIADSIYATPTLADSIWHKILSVSRSDRRYRYSDLNFVILQKLTERVSGEPLDRFIDRRLLQPLGAYHMTFRPREKFPLSAIAPTEDDRLFRQQLVVGYPHDELACFLGGVSGNAGLFSNARDMAKVLQMLQNGGSYGMEDYFEPTTVQKFTTEKSTLSRRGLGFDKPDTESPQKSPTCEEAPCSVYGHTGYTGTAFWVDPDNDIIYIFLSNRVYPHRWNTRLFDMNIRTRIQSVIYQSLTSAAETKH, from the coding sequence ATGAAGCTAAAAATCTTTTTCCTGCTCACACTGGGAGTCTTCTTCCTCGGCCCGATGCAGGCTGCCCAAATGCCCCGACTGATGCGGGAGACCGACCGACAAGCCATGAACCATTGGGTCGACTCGGTCATGCAACGGCTCTCGGTACCCGAACGCATCGGGCAGCTGTTTGTCGTCGGGGTCGAAAACAACCTGACCGACCGCAACAAGGAGCAACTCAAAAATCTCATCGAGCAGTGCCATGTGGGCGGCCTTCTCTTCTCAAAAGGCTCGGCCATCGACCAGGCGACCCTCACCCATCTCGCCCAGTCGCTCTCGCGCGTGCCGCTGATGATTACCATGGACGGCGAGTGGGGATTGGCCATGCGGCTGAAAGAGACGCCTTCCTTCCCCCGCAACATGACGCTGGGAGCCGTTGCCGACGACTCGCTCATCTATGCCTACGGGCGTGAAATGGGTCGCGCCTGCCGCCGCATGGGCATACAGGTGAACTTCGCCCCGGACCTCGACGTCAACAGCAACCCCCAAAATCCCGTCATCGGCAACCGCTCATTCGGAGAGAGCCCCGACAACGTGAGCCGCAAAGCCCGCCTCTATGCCCAAGGGCTCGAAGACGAAGGCGTCATGGCCGTCGGCAAGCATTTCCCGGGACACGGCGACACGCACGAAGACTCGCATCTCACCGTTCCCGCCGTCGGTCGCAACCGCGCACAACTCGACTCGTGCGAATTATCGACTTTCGACCGCTATATCCGTGCCGGCTTTTCGGGGCTCATGGTAGGACACCTTTCCGTGCCGGCACTCGACAGCACAAGCGGCAAGCCGACCTCTCTCTCGGAACGCATCGTCACCGGATTACTGCAAAATGAGATGGGTTTCGAGGGTCTGGTATTTACCGACGCCCTCGAAATGAAAGGGGCGCTCTCGGAAACCCCGGCCCTCGATGCCCTGCTGGCCGGCAACGACATTCTGCTGAAACCGCTAAAACCCCGAGAAGAGTATGACCAGCTGGTGAAGAGCTACAACGAAGGCACCCTGCCGCAAGAGGTCATCGACCGCCACTGCCGGAAGGTGCTGCAATATAAATATGTGCTCGGCCTCAACGCCCGACAAGAGGTGAAGACCGACTCCCTCCTCGAAGAGTTGAACAGCCTCGAAGCCCACCGGCTCATTCGGCAACTCTCGGCACAAGCCATCACCGTGCTCGAAAACCGGGAAGAGATTCTACCCTTCACCGGTCTCGGCCGGCAAACGTTCGGTGTCGTCACCGTCGGCCGGCAAAATGCCGAACCATTTATCGCCCGGCTGCGAGAATATGCCCCGATAGAGCGCACATGCCGCCTGCACGCCCAATCGAGCGACCAGGAGATAAAACAGTTCATCGATGTCCTGTCGAACAGCACCCACACCATCGTCGCCATCTTCTCCTCCAAAGACGAAGATATAAGAGTCGCCCAGAAAATACTGAAAAAAGCCCAAAACAAGGCATTGGTCTTTTTCACGTCGCCCTATCTTCTCGCCGCCTACGACGACCTCATCGATGAGTCCGAAGCGGTAATCATGGCCTATGAAAACAATCGCGTCATGCAGGAATGCGCCGCCGAAGTGCTTTTCGGGGGAAGTTCGGCCGACGGTAAGCTCCCGGTAAGCACAGGCCGCTATCCGATGGGACACGGCCTATATATTCCCGAATGCCGGCTGGGACACGCCTACCCCGAAGAGGTCGGCATGGACAGCCGCGCCCTCGTTCGCATCGACAGCATCGTACACGAAGGCATCGACAGCATGGCCTTTCCCGGCTGCCAAATCATCATTACACGCCACGGAAAGATTGTCTATGACAAGGCTTTCGGCCATTTCGACTATGAGAAAACCCACCCGGTAAGCACCAACGACCTCTACGACCTGGCCTCCATCACCAAGGCCATGGGCACCCTGCCCGCCATCATGTGGCTCAACGACCACGAGCAGGTGAGCCTCAACGCCCCGCTCTGCTTCTATCTGCCCGAGATGCGCGATTACGGACTCTCGGCCATCTCGCTGCGCCAGACCTTGATGCACGAGAGCGGACTGCCCGCCGGCATCTCCCTGCGCCGGTTGCTCATCGACCCCGACAGCTACTCGGCCCCCCTCCTGAAAAGGGGACGCGACAGCAACTACCCGATACAAGTCGACAAAGAGTGGTATGTGCAACAGGGGTGCCGGCTCAAACCGTGGCTCTTCGACAACCACGCACGGCGGGATTTTCCCCGGCTCATCGCCGACAGCATTTATGCCACACCGACCCTTGCTGACAGCATTTGGCACAAAATCTTGTCGGTATCGCGCAGTGACCGCCGCTACCGATACAGCGACCTCAACTTCGTCATTCTGCAAAAGCTCACCGAGCGAGTCTCGGGCGAACCGCTCGACCGCTTTATCGACCGCCGGCTGTTGCAACCGCTCGGCGCCTACCACATGACCTTTCGACCGAGAGAGAAATTTCCCCTATCGGCCATAGCCCCCACCGAGGACGACCGGCTGTTCAGGCAGCAACTCGTCGTGGGGTACCCCCATGACGAACTGGCCTGCTTCCTGGGCGGCGTAAGCGGGAATGCCGGATTGTTTTCCAACGCCCGGGACATGGCCAAAGTGTTGCAGATGCTCCAAAATGGAGGAAGCTATGGCATGGAAGACTACTTCGAGCCGACCACCGTGCAGAAATTCACCACCGAAAAAAGCACGCTGAGCCGGCGCGGCCTGGGCTTTGACAAGCCCGACACCGAAAGCCCGCAGAAAAGCCCTACTTGCGAAGAAGCCCCCTGCTCGGTCTACGGGCACACCGGCTACACGGGAACAGCCTTCTGGGTCGACCCCGACAACGACATCATCTACATTTTTCTCAGCAACCGGGTCTATCCCCACCGATGGAACACCCGTCTTTTCGACATGAATATCCGCACCCGCATACAATCGGTCATCTATCAATCGCTCACGTCCGCCGCTGAGACGAAACACTAA
- a CDS encoding HAD family phosphatase — protein sequence MIKTLIFDFGGVIATLSRENAVAAFARLGLTDADTRLDKYHQSGIFQELEEGKLDEAGFRAELGRLCGRELTFEEVKSAWLGFFVEVPTAILDYLETLKKRYRILILSNTNPYVMSWACSADFSPSGKSLTDYADRLYLSYQIGYTKPAPEIFKHLITAEGLRPEEALFVDDGASNIARGEELGFQTFCPANGSDWRANLATRLDADRAKTSE from the coding sequence ATGATAAAAACTCTTATTTTCGATTTCGGTGGCGTCATCGCCACCCTCAGCCGCGAAAATGCCGTAGCGGCCTTTGCCCGCTTGGGACTCACCGACGCCGACACTCGACTCGACAAGTACCACCAGTCGGGCATCTTTCAGGAACTGGAAGAGGGCAAGCTCGATGAGGCCGGTTTCCGGGCCGAACTGGGTCGTCTCTGCGGCCGGGAACTGACGTTTGAAGAGGTCAAGAGCGCTTGGCTGGGATTTTTTGTCGAGGTGCCGACCGCCATTCTCGATTATCTCGAAACACTGAAAAAGCGGTATCGCATACTTATCCTGAGCAACACCAACCCCTATGTGATGTCTTGGGCTTGCAGCGCCGACTTCTCTCCCTCGGGAAAATCGCTCACCGACTACGCCGACCGCCTCTACCTCTCCTACCAAATAGGGTACACCAAACCGGCTCCCGAAATCTTCAAGCACCTCATCACAGCCGAAGGACTGCGTCCCGAAGAGGCGCTCTTTGTCGACGACGGCGCGTCGAACATAGCGCGAGGGGAAGAATTGGGGTTCCAGACCTTCTGCCCGGCAAACGGGAGCGACTGGCGTGCGAATTTGGCTACACGACTCGATGCCGACCGCGCAAAAACGTCGGAATAA
- a CDS encoding trimeric intracellular cation channel family protein has product MPTFVQILDFIGTFAFAISGIRLASAKRFDWFGAYVVGFVTAIGGGTIRDLLLDVTPAWMENPMYLICTALALVWVIVFEKRLVRLDITFFIFDTIGLALFTVVGVGKSLTAGYPFWVAIIMGSITGAAGGVLRDVFINEIPLIFRKEIYAMACVVGGVFYWFFDLLGMEPYICQIVGGVGVFVTRILAVKYQICLPVLSGETGGEDRKEN; this is encoded by the coding sequence ATGCCTACATTCGTACAGATTCTCGATTTTATCGGGACATTTGCCTTTGCCATCAGTGGCATACGGTTGGCCTCGGCCAAGCGGTTCGACTGGTTTGGCGCTTATGTCGTGGGGTTTGTCACGGCCATTGGCGGCGGTACGATACGCGACCTGTTGCTCGATGTTACACCGGCGTGGATGGAGAATCCCATGTATCTCATCTGTACGGCATTGGCGTTGGTGTGGGTCATTGTCTTTGAAAAACGGCTGGTGCGTCTCGACATCACGTTCTTTATTTTCGATACCATCGGTTTGGCCCTCTTCACGGTGGTCGGCGTGGGCAAGAGCCTCACGGCCGGGTACCCGTTTTGGGTGGCGATTATCATGGGCAGCATCACCGGTGCTGCCGGAGGTGTGTTGCGCGACGTGTTTATCAATGAAATCCCGCTGATTTTCCGAAAGGAAATTTATGCCATGGCCTGTGTCGTGGGCGGGGTGTTTTACTGGTTCTTCGACCTGTTGGGCATGGAGCCGTACATCTGCCAGATTGTGGGCGGTGTCGGGGTCTTTGTCACCCGCATTCTCGCGGTGAAGTACCAGATATGTCTTCCTGTCCTCTCGGGCGAAACCGGCGGCGAAGACAGAAAGGAAAACTGA
- a CDS encoding DUF1349 domain-containing protein, which produces MVKTFTQENLYWIHEPRRYSISDALITIETEPHTDLWQRTYYGFRNDNAPVLQMKTTQKYFSFTVKTVFNTSVLFDQCGIAVYLDSDNWIKASVEYENDRFQRLGSVVTNNGYSDWATQDIPASIHEIWYRLSRRESDYYIETSLDGIDFKQMRVCHLFHGDGEISFGIYAASPSQHTFTAEFTHMEVGECTWKAWQ; this is translated from the coding sequence ATCGTGAAAACATTTACCCAAGAAAACCTCTATTGGATACATGAACCTCGACGCTACTCTATCTCAGATGCGCTCATTACGATAGAGACCGAACCTCATACCGACCTTTGGCAGCGGACCTATTACGGATTCCGGAACGACAATGCTCCCGTGTTGCAGATGAAGACGACACAGAAATATTTCTCGTTTACGGTCAAGACGGTTTTCAATACCTCTGTCCTGTTCGACCAGTGCGGCATTGCCGTCTACTTGGATAGCGATAACTGGATAAAAGCCTCGGTCGAGTACGAAAACGACCGCTTCCAGCGGCTTGGCAGCGTGGTGACCAATAACGGTTATTCCGACTGGGCGACGCAAGATATTCCCGCTTCGATACATGAAATATGGTATCGCCTGAGTCGCCGCGAAAGTGATTATTATATCGAAACGAGCCTCGACGGTATCGATTTCAAGCAGATGCGTGTGTGCCATTTGTTTCATGGCGATGGAGAAATCTCGTTTGGAATCTATGCAGCCAGTCCCTCACAGCACACATTTACGGCCGAGTTTACCCACATGGAAGTGGGAGAATGTACCTGGAAGGCTTGGCAATAG
- a CDS encoding N-acetyltransferase: MEPITIREITGRRALKKYVQFNIDLYKNNPYKVPPLIVDELDTFTPAKNPAYDFCEAVHYMAYEGKKPVGRITGIINHNLNKKTGKSEARFGFVDFVDDARVSDALFDAVEAWARGKGMNRLVGPLGFTDMDPEGLLVEGYDQLGTMVTIYNYPYYVDHIERRGFTPECEWVEFKLTVPPTMSEKHARIAEIVRQKYHLRSIIKEYTNIHKLARDYGRQIFELINEAYKNLYGYSTLTPRQIEHYVKMYIPIVSLKHLSLIVNEKDELIGVGIAMPSMSRALQKAKGRLFPFGFIHLLKAMKGKNDIVDLLLVAIHPNYQNLGANALLFDDILPNFIKDGFKYAESNPEIVTNNKVQQQWQYFEQQQHKRRRAYAKDI, translated from the coding sequence ATGGAACCCATAACGATTCGTGAAATAACGGGACGTCGCGCCCTGAAAAAATATGTGCAGTTCAATATCGACCTCTATAAAAACAATCCCTACAAGGTTCCACCGTTGATTGTCGATGAACTCGATACTTTTACACCGGCCAAGAATCCGGCCTATGATTTTTGCGAAGCGGTGCATTACATGGCCTATGAAGGAAAGAAACCGGTGGGTCGCATAACGGGTATCATCAATCACAACCTCAATAAGAAGACCGGAAAGTCCGAAGCCCGTTTCGGCTTTGTCGATTTTGTCGACGATGCCCGTGTGAGCGATGCCCTTTTCGATGCCGTGGAGGCGTGGGCGCGCGGCAAAGGCATGAATCGGCTGGTGGGCCCGCTGGGATTTACCGACATGGACCCCGAAGGGCTGCTCGTCGAGGGATATGACCAGTTGGGTACCATGGTGACCATCTACAACTATCCCTACTATGTCGACCACATCGAGCGCCGCGGTTTCACCCCCGAATGCGAATGGGTGGAGTTCAAGCTCACGGTTCCCCCTACCATGTCGGAAAAGCATGCCCGCATTGCCGAAATCGTGCGCCAGAAATATCATCTGCGCAGCATCATCAAGGAATATACCAATATCCATAAGTTGGCCCGTGATTATGGCCGCCAGATTTTCGAGCTCATCAACGAGGCTTACAAGAACCTGTATGGTTACTCGACGCTCACGCCCCGGCAAATCGAGCACTATGTGAAGATGTATATCCCGATTGTGAGCCTTAAACACCTCTCGCTCATCGTCAACGAGAAAGACGAGTTGATAGGTGTGGGCATTGCCATGCCCTCGATGAGTCGGGCATTGCAGAAAGCCAAAGGCCGCTTGTTCCCCTTCGGATTTATCCATCTGCTCAAAGCCATGAAAGGGAAGAACGACATTGTCGATTTGCTCTTGGTGGCCATACACCCCAACTATCAGAACCTGGGAGCCAATGCCCTGCTCTTCGACGATATTCTGCCCAACTTTATCAAGGACGGCTTCAAATATGCCGAGAGTAATCCCGAAATTGTCACCAACAACAAGGTGCAACAACAGTGGCAATATTTTGAGCAGCAGCAGCACAAGCGCCGCCGTGCTTATGCCAAGGATATTTAG
- a CDS encoding mannose-1-phosphate guanylyltransferase — protein sequence MGNNRYCVIMAGGVGSRFWPFSRADRPKQFLDLFGMGRSLLQMTYDRFSAIVPPEHVFISTHEQYVDLVMEQLPQVPRERILAESQRRNTAPCVAWAAYHVRAIDPEATMIVSPSDHVILREEVFSEAIRQGMDFVESHPSLLTLGVKPTRAETGYGYIQIGDESLGAIRSVKTFTEKPNRELAQIFVDSGEFFWNSGIFIWKASSIIDAIGQYLPEVSMRFETCTDSFGRYESVPVVQKQLAACPNISIDFGVMEKAKNVYVLCADFGWSDVGTWDSLFALSQKDVSENVVLHGRATCYDSHRNIISTNEKKLVILDGLEDYIVADTDNVLLICRKSEEQRIRQFVNDAKTRFGNEYT from the coding sequence ATGGGAAACAACCGATATTGTGTGATTATGGCCGGCGGCGTCGGCAGCCGTTTTTGGCCTTTCAGCCGGGCCGACCGCCCCAAACAGTTCCTCGATCTTTTCGGCATGGGGCGTTCGCTCTTGCAGATGACGTATGACCGTTTTTCCGCTATTGTGCCGCCCGAGCATGTTTTCATCTCGACGCACGAGCAGTATGTCGACTTGGTCATGGAGCAGTTGCCCCAAGTCCCCCGTGAGCGCATCTTGGCCGAGTCGCAGCGGCGCAACACGGCTCCGTGTGTGGCGTGGGCGGCTTATCATGTGCGGGCCATCGACCCCGAGGCGACGATGATTGTCTCGCCTTCTGACCATGTGATTTTGCGTGAAGAGGTTTTCAGCGAAGCCATTCGCCAGGGTATGGATTTTGTCGAGTCGCACCCTTCTCTTCTCACGTTGGGCGTGAAGCCCACGCGGGCCGAGACCGGTTATGGTTACATTCAGATAGGCGATGAGTCGTTGGGCGCCATACGTTCGGTGAAGACGTTTACCGAGAAACCCAATCGCGAGTTGGCACAGATTTTTGTCGACAGCGGGGAGTTTTTCTGGAATTCGGGCATCTTTATTTGGAAGGCTTCGTCGATCATCGATGCCATCGGTCAATATCTGCCCGAGGTTTCGATGCGTTTTGAAACCTGTACCGACAGTTTCGGCCGTTACGAAAGCGTACCTGTGGTGCAGAAACAACTGGCTGCCTGCCCCAATATCTCTATCGACTTCGGCGTGATGGAGAAGGCCAAGAATGTGTATGTCTTGTGTGCCGACTTCGGTTGGAGCGACGTGGGTACTTGGGATTCGCTTTTTGCCCTTTCCCAGAAAGATGTGAGCGAGAACGTGGTGCTGCACGGCCGGGCCACCTGCTACGACAGCCATCGCAATATCATATCGACCAACGAGAAGAAACTGGTTATTCTCGACGGGCTCGAAGATTATATCGTGGCCGACACCGATAACGTGTTGCTCATCTGCCGCAAGAGCGAGGAGCAGCGCATACGGCAGTTTGTCAACGATGCCAAGACCCGCTTTGGCAACGAATATACATGA
- a CDS encoding prenyltransferase codes for MNKVAFWIKNARHISLPQSLLPALLAVSMSWTHESFSWGLSCVALFGVICVHLGMNLLDDYFDYREGSGEKRLRLAADGVRARVAKYPYLTLGLASVRELVGAIAVFFACAVAAGVVIVAMRGETPLVIALIAVVLGISYSGKPLQLGYYGYGELLIGLIFGPLLMAGMQCAACGVVDVELVLVGVAVGFLVTNILYSHSVLDLQADTRMGKTTLAALLKTPRARRVASAVFNFFPFVLVLAGVAAGVLPWAYLCVLLLLPMAVTLWRSICRFTAGRHDALRLRWWYGPMGRFDAYRAAGIDWFMYRWLMARNLISFFALLLLLANVILQITA; via the coding sequence ATGAACAAAGTCGCTTTCTGGATAAAAAACGCGCGGCACATCTCCTTGCCGCAGAGTCTCCTGCCTGCACTTTTGGCCGTGAGTATGTCGTGGACCCATGAGTCGTTTTCGTGGGGGCTCTCCTGTGTCGCTTTATTTGGTGTGATATGCGTGCACCTGGGCATGAATCTTCTCGACGATTATTTCGATTACCGGGAGGGGAGCGGGGAAAAACGTCTCCGATTGGCGGCCGACGGTGTACGGGCCCGGGTGGCGAAGTACCCCTATCTTACCTTGGGGCTGGCTTCGGTGAGGGAACTCGTGGGAGCCATTGCCGTATTCTTCGCTTGTGCTGTTGCCGCGGGAGTGGTCATCGTGGCCATGCGGGGCGAAACGCCCCTTGTCATTGCTTTGATTGCGGTGGTTTTGGGCATCTCTTATTCGGGAAAGCCTTTACAGTTGGGCTATTACGGATATGGCGAATTGCTCATCGGGCTCATCTTTGGCCCGCTCCTCATGGCCGGCATGCAATGTGCCGCATGTGGTGTCGTCGATGTCGAGCTCGTGTTGGTAGGTGTGGCCGTGGGCTTTTTGGTGACCAATATCCTCTATTCGCATTCGGTGCTCGACCTGCAAGCCGATACCCGCATGGGAAAGACGACCTTGGCCGCGTTGTTGAAGACCCCCCGGGCTCGCCGGGTCGCATCGGCGGTCTTCAACTTCTTTCCCTTTGTGCTGGTGCTGGCCGGCGTGGCGGCGGGCGTCCTGCCGTGGGCATACCTTTGCGTCCTTCTCCTGTTGCCGATGGCCGTTACCCTGTGGCGCTCGATTTGCCGTTTCACGGCCGGCCGTCACGACGCTCTGCGACTGCGCTGGTGGTATGGTCCTATGGGGCGTTTCGATGCCTATCGTGCAGCCGGCATCGACTGGTTTATGTACCGCTGGCTGATGGCTCGTAACCTGATTTCTTTTTTCGCGTTGCTTCTGTTGCTTGCAAATGTAATTCTTCAAATAACCGCTTGA
- a CDS encoding radical SAM protein, with product MKLSQMFYLARWFFGARFLGRKRPLQTVLFITDRCNLACKHCSVYARSNPHTMSYEEVRRELEYAYGLGSRFVDFEGGEVMLWRDGDYRINDLLDLAREVGFFSATITTNAQLPFSGVRADSIWVSLDGYGKYHETIRGEGTFARLEKNIAACGHPHLSVNMVVNKYNWESVADTIRYVKENPAIESISINFYTPFPDAENLMITQAQREAVIDTVIAMKRQGYPVMNSVSGLRLMKHNRFKRRCWVTNFIYADHRRANCAGEELGICDDCGLCMAGEMNAVFNLRPDTVLAGLKLRL from the coding sequence ATGAAACTCTCGCAGATGTTCTATTTGGCCCGGTGGTTTTTCGGCGCCAGGTTCTTGGGCCGGAAACGGCCGTTGCAAACCGTGCTTTTCATTACCGACCGTTGCAACCTGGCGTGCAAGCACTGCTCGGTCTATGCCCGTTCCAATCCGCACACCATGTCCTATGAGGAAGTGCGTCGCGAATTGGAATATGCCTACGGTTTGGGTTCCCGTTTTGTCGACTTCGAGGGGGGCGAGGTGATGTTGTGGCGCGATGGCGATTATCGCATCAACGACCTTCTCGACCTGGCCCGTGAGGTGGGCTTTTTCTCGGCCACGATTACCACCAATGCCCAGTTGCCTTTCTCCGGTGTGCGGGCCGACAGCATTTGGGTGAGTCTCGACGGGTATGGCAAGTATCACGAGACGATACGCGGCGAGGGCACTTTTGCCCGTCTCGAAAAAAATATTGCGGCCTGCGGTCACCCGCATCTGAGCGTGAACATGGTGGTGAACAAGTACAACTGGGAGTCGGTTGCCGACACGATACGCTATGTCAAGGAGAATCCCGCCATAGAGAGCATCTCCATCAATTTCTATACCCCTTTCCCCGACGCCGAGAATCTCATGATTACGCAGGCACAGCGCGAGGCCGTCATCGACACCGTCATCGCCATGAAGCGGCAGGGTTATCCTGTCATGAACTCGGTCTCGGGCCTGCGGCTAATGAAGCACAACCGCTTCAAGCGGCGTTGCTGGGTGACCAACTTTATCTATGCCGACCATCGACGTGCGAACTGTGCCGGCGAAGAACTCGGCATTTGCGACGATTGCGGGCTCTGCATGGCCGGCGAGATGAACGCCGTCTTCAACCTGCGTCCCGATACGGTCTTGGCCGGTCTCAAACTTCGCTTGTGA
- a CDS encoding manganese efflux pump, translated as MTEIEIWALAVGLAMDCFVVSITSGIIWGKLRWKPMLTMAFFFGLFQALNPFLGWLGTRYFRHLIESVDHWIAFGILAFLGIRMIVESFKAEDEKHFDPASLKVILMMAVATSIDALAVGISFVCVGMSDWRDLPYPLGVIGLVSFLMSLVGVSLGVKCGSYARKIHADLLGGIILFAIGLKVLIEHLSA; from the coding sequence ATGACAGAAATAGAAATTTGGGCGTTGGCCGTAGGGCTGGCGATGGATTGTTTTGTCGTGTCGATTACGAGCGGAATCATTTGGGGAAAACTCCGATGGAAACCCATGTTGACGATGGCTTTCTTTTTCGGTCTGTTTCAAGCCCTCAATCCCTTTCTCGGCTGGTTGGGAACCCGTTATTTCCGTCACTTGATAGAGAGTGTCGACCACTGGATAGCCTTCGGGATACTGGCTTTCCTGGGCATACGCATGATTGTCGAGTCGTTCAAGGCCGAAGACGAAAAGCATTTCGACCCCGCCAGCCTCAAAGTGATACTCATGATGGCCGTCGCCACCAGCATCGACGCCTTGGCCGTGGGCATATCGTTTGTGTGCGTGGGCATGAGCGACTGGCGCGACCTGCCCTATCCGTTGGGCGTCATCGGGCTGGTGTCGTTTCTGATGTCGCTCGTGGGCGTTTCACTTGGCGTGAAGTGCGGCAGTTATGCCCGGAAAATCCATGCCGACCTGCTCGGCGGCATCATACTCTTCGCCATCGGACTCAAAGTCCTCATCGAGCACCTCTCGGCCTGA